In Aegilops tauschii subsp. strangulata cultivar AL8/78 chromosome 3, Aet v6.0, whole genome shotgun sequence, one genomic interval encodes:
- the LOC109786020 gene encoding germin-like protein 1-3: MAPKQLPTVLLAVCSTLLGLAAPLLAGDPDMLQDFCVADYKSLDGPLRLNGFPCKRPENVTADDFFSAALAFPGNTGNPVGSAVTAANVEKLPGLNTLGVSMSRVDYAPWGVNPPHTHPRATEIVYVLEGSLDVGFVTTAGKLFARTVCKGELFVFPRGLVHYQKNNGGAPAAAISAFNSQLPGTQPLALAMFAASPPVPTDVLARALQIDGGLVEAIKSKFPQK, encoded by the exons ATGGCGCCCAAGCAGCTCCCTACCGTCCTCCTCGCCGTCTGCTCCACCCTCCTGGGCCTGGCCGCGCCATTGCTCGCCGGCGACCCCGACATGCTCCAGGATTTCTGCGTCGCCGACTACAAATCCCTCGATGGCC CGCTGCGTCTGAACGGGTTCCCGTGCAAGAGGCCGGAGAACGTGACGGCGGACGACTTCTTCTCCGCCGCGCTGGCATTCCCGGGAAACACCGGCAACCCAGTCGGCTCAGCCGTGACGGCGGCGAACGTGGAGAAGCTCCCGGGGCTGAACACGTTGGGGGTCTCCATGTCCCGCGTGGACTACGCGCCGTGGGGCGTGAACCCGCCGCACACCCACCCGCGAGCCACCGAGATCGTCTACGTGCTCGAGGGCTCCCTCGATGTCGGCTTCGTCACCACCGCCGGCAAGCTCTTCGCCCGCACCGTCTGCAAGGGCGAACTCTTCGTCTTCCCCCGTGGCCTCGTCCACTACCAGAAGAACAACGGAGGTGCGCCGGCCGCCGCCATCTCGGCCTTCAACAGCCAGCTTCCGGGCACGCAGCCCCTCGCCCTAGCGATGTTCGCAGCCTCACCACCGGTTCCTACCGACGTGCTGGCCAGGGCGCTCCAGATCGACGGCGGCCTGGTGGAGGCCATCAAGTCCAAGTTCCCGCAAAAGTAA